Proteins encoded together in one Orrella marina window:
- a CDS encoding ATP-dependent nuclease gives MKIQSVRIKNFRTLKDVTIPFDSVTTFIGPNGAGKSTVLRALDWFFNGKPGSLTEKDCSFGAIDEDIEVQITFADLTEKDRGALGKYAPEGAATFTAWKRRSPDGSDILSANAKGFPDFNVIKAAGTATAKKDLYASLRRDRPDLDLPAVTSGAAVEQAMVAWEADHTDQLIDAPEALQTNFFGFNSGGKMSGLFDFVLVTADLRASEESLDGKSSIIGRILERSIDRTAADEEIAKIVEESRTKQQKVYEEKFKEQLVSITAQLNYVVSSYSPGRSVTVSPADVELKAPKTTFEVAVLDGTTETAVERQGHGFQRTILISALQLLAQSGAASAEGVICLAIEEPELFQHPIQAQAFAKVLRSLAEDTEKRIQVTYATHSPYFLEPRHFDQIRRLTRSTDEIPVVSVHYATMTDVKAKLHGIVDGEVVDRRLDHNVADQLAIALFANRAFLVEGPTESSIFYGLGDRLSPGSLEAAGVSIVFVGGKTSIPLAHAILDSIGVPAYALFDADTGCVARATASGKTQQKIDSERNQNAKENRKLLQYFGLDQEDFPAARVAENVAILDDHLEGFLSEKWETWVVACQDLEINTGISLAKNQLAYRTATLRAEGDVPEMLLQILAKATGE, from the coding sequence ATGAAGATTCAATCCGTTCGTATCAAAAATTTTCGCACGTTGAAGGATGTGACAATCCCTTTCGATTCTGTTACGACCTTCATAGGACCAAACGGTGCAGGGAAATCTACCGTACTTCGTGCTCTTGATTGGTTCTTCAATGGTAAACCTGGCTCTCTGACAGAGAAAGACTGCTCTTTTGGAGCGATTGACGAAGATATCGAAGTTCAGATCACATTCGCCGATCTCACTGAAAAAGATCGAGGGGCGCTTGGAAAGTATGCACCGGAAGGCGCAGCCACGTTTACAGCTTGGAAGCGTCGCTCACCTGACGGCTCCGATATTCTTTCGGCAAACGCAAAGGGCTTTCCAGATTTCAATGTGATTAAGGCGGCAGGCACCGCTACAGCAAAGAAAGATTTGTACGCCTCGCTTCGGCGTGATCGACCAGACCTAGATCTGCCTGCGGTCACCAGCGGCGCAGCCGTTGAGCAAGCAATGGTGGCATGGGAAGCAGATCACACGGATCAGCTTATCGATGCACCTGAAGCACTGCAAACCAACTTTTTCGGTTTCAACAGTGGCGGCAAGATGAGCGGTCTCTTCGACTTCGTCTTGGTTACCGCCGATCTTCGCGCAAGCGAAGAGTCTCTTGACGGAAAGTCTAGCATCATAGGCAGAATTCTTGAGCGTTCAATTGATCGCACGGCTGCTGATGAAGAAATAGCAAAAATTGTCGAAGAGTCTCGCACCAAACAGCAAAAAGTTTATGAAGAAAAGTTTAAGGAACAACTTGTTTCAATTACTGCGCAGCTCAATTATGTTGTCTCGTCTTATTCGCCGGGTCGTTCCGTTACCGTGTCTCCAGCAGACGTAGAGCTCAAAGCTCCAAAGACAACATTCGAAGTGGCTGTGCTAGATGGTACAACTGAGACCGCTGTAGAACGGCAAGGTCATGGTTTTCAGCGCACGATTTTGATTTCAGCACTCCAGCTTTTGGCGCAGTCCGGTGCGGCCTCAGCAGAAGGGGTCATTTGCTTGGCAATTGAAGAACCAGAACTCTTTCAGCATCCAATCCAAGCACAAGCCTTTGCAAAGGTACTCCGCTCGTTGGCCGAAGATACAGAAAAACGTATTCAAGTAACTTATGCTACGCATAGTCCATACTTTCTTGAACCGCGTCATTTTGATCAAATCAGGCGGCTGACGAGATCGACTGATGAGATTCCGGTCGTTTCTGTTCACTATGCAACTATGACGGACGTGAAGGCCAAGCTGCACGGGATCGTGGATGGCGAGGTGGTCGACCGTCGACTTGACCACAATGTAGCTGACCAGTTGGCTATCGCACTCTTCGCTAACCGAGCCTTTCTTGTGGAAGGTCCAACAGAGTCATCTATTTTTTACGGTCTTGGCGATAGACTCTCTCCCGGTTCGCTTGAAGCGGCAGGGGTATCCATAGTCTTCGTGGGAGGAAAAACTTCAATTCCACTCGCGCACGCAATTTTGGATTCGATAGGCGTTCCTGCATATGCTCTCTTTGATGCAGACACCGGTTGTGTAGCGCGTGCAACAGCTAGTGGGAAAACACAGCAGAAAATTGATAGTGAACGCAATCAGAACGCAAAAGAGAATAGAAAACTACTTCAGTACTTCGGGTTGGATCAAGAGGATTTTCCGGCAGCTAGGGTGGCTGAGAATGTGGCAATTCTAGACGATCACCTTGAGGGATTTTTATCCGAAAAGTGGGAGACCTGGGTTGTCGCCTGTCAAGATTTAGAGATCAATACAGGCATTAGTCTTGCAAAAAATCAACTTGCATACCGCACGGCAACACTCAGGGCAGAAGGTGACGTGCCCGAGATGCTGTTGCAAATCTTGGCCAAGGCGACGGGAGAGTAA
- a CDS encoding DUF4391 domain-containing protein — translation MSALFAYPKQAAFGRVLPKNKIYEHSGANTRLKDLFVEQVEQIVWQYKLAPETINLPARPGVPEIQIFSIHLKTPELHADVLRCIDGAIPFPIVFELSFDSQTQVTAAYKRPNEADASRWVLSDYFASSWLVMNSERTAMPVALHLGGLYEQLLHRLIPLSARPQETLAELVARVEQAQTKQREMDKTTARLTKEKQFNRKVEINAELRRLKSELDELKKNK, via the coding sequence ATGAGCGCCTTATTTGCCTACCCCAAGCAAGCAGCCTTCGGACGCGTTCTACCCAAGAACAAGATCTACGAGCACAGCGGGGCTAACACCCGGTTGAAGGATCTGTTTGTTGAGCAGGTGGAGCAGATCGTGTGGCAATACAAGCTGGCCCCGGAAACAATCAACCTTCCTGCGCGGCCTGGCGTGCCGGAAATCCAGATTTTCAGCATCCATCTCAAAACGCCAGAACTGCACGCCGATGTGCTGCGCTGCATCGATGGGGCCATCCCGTTCCCCATTGTGTTCGAGCTGTCTTTCGATAGCCAGACACAGGTGACTGCCGCCTACAAACGCCCGAACGAAGCTGATGCCAGCCGCTGGGTGCTCTCGGACTACTTTGCATCAAGCTGGCTGGTCATGAACAGCGAACGCACCGCGATGCCCGTAGCCCTGCATCTGGGCGGCCTGTACGAGCAATTGCTGCACCGACTGATCCCACTGTCAGCTCGGCCACAGGAAACACTGGCCGAGCTGGTGGCGCGCGTCGAACAGGCACAAACCAAGCAGCGCGAGATGGATAAGACCACGGCGCGGCTGACCAAGGAGAAACAGTTCAACCGCAAGGTGGAAATCAATGCCGAACTGCGGAGGCTGAAATCTGAGTTGGACGAACTCAAAAAGAACAAGTGA